In a single window of the Trichoderma breve strain T069 chromosome 6, whole genome shotgun sequence genome:
- a CDS encoding glycosyl hydrolases family 16 domain-containing protein, translating into MWSPKVAAAVLAFVGATNAWQPPTYSGWNLVWTDTFAGNGGTSPNQGNWNIITGNLNVNAEQETYSSSTANVQLSGGSTLQLVPWRDSSKGTSTFGGWTSGRLESKYTFTPQAGRVTRLEAAIRFGSNAQANKQGIWPAFWMLGDSLRQPGGSWPNCGEIDIMETVDGQATGHGTLHCDVYPGGICNEGNGIGGPVNIANVNDWHAWRVEIDRTPSSWQSETLTWSLDGTNYFQITGSRIGNQNVWNNIAHSPLFFILNVAVGGNWPGNPNSATLDGYGSMMEVGYVAQYST; encoded by the exons ATGTGGTCTCCCAAggttgctgccgccgtccTCGCCTTTGTTGGTGCTACCAACGCCTGGCAGCCACCGACTTACAGCGGCTGGAACTTGGTCTGGACTGACACCTTCGCTGGCAACGGTGGCACTTCTCCTAACCAGGGCAACTGGAACATCATCACCGGAAACTTGAACGTCAACGCCGAGCAGGAGACCTactcctccagcaccgccaaTGTTCAGCTCAGTGGTGGAAGCACCCTCCAGCTGGTCCCCTGGAGGGATAGCAGCAAGGGAACCAGCACCTTTGGTGGCTGGACCTCCGGTCGTCTTGAGTCTAAGTACACATTCACCCCTCAGGCCGGCAGGGTCACCCGTCTTGAAGCCGCCATCCGCTTCGGCAGCAACGCCCAGGCCAACAAGCAAGGTATCTGGCCTGCTTTCTGGATGCTGGGTGACTCCCTCCGTCAACCGGGCGGCAGCTGGCCCAACTGTGGTGAGATCGACATCATGGAGACTGTCGACGGCCAGGCTACCGGTCACGGTACCCTTCACTGCGACGTCTACCCCGGCGGTATCTGCAACGAGGGTAACGGTATTGGAGGCCCTGTCAACATCGCCAACGTCAACGACTGGCACGCTTGGCGTGTTGAGATCGACCGCACTCCCAGCAGCTGGCAGTCTGAGACCCTCACCTGGTCTCTCGACGGCACCAACTACTTCCAGATCACTGGTTCCCGCATTGGCAACCAGAACGTCTGGAACAACATTGCTCACAgccccctcttcttcattcttaACGTTGCTGTCGGTGGCAACTGG CCTGGCAACCCCAACAGCGCCACCCTCGATGGCTACGGAAGCATGATGGAGGTTGGCTACGTCGCTCAGTACTCTACCTAA
- a CDS encoding fungal zn(2)-Cys(6) binuclear cluster domain-containing protein, with protein sequence MAKRSCDFCVQRKTRCDNGRPCRKCLDAQPPLECTYLKPVLKRGPKTSKLTQRCNWKWRIDPQITSPASPRHVDPNSKGFAANAPAYDKAERLPLSILRPVIEAYSSRMYPVWPVLHVPDLIDRLEKLETSDPSYADVYPMTLALCSATMAQLNLSAMKDIPPHVTSEYMEKECNRHRSLTNYREHPSVEGALTSFFLHVYHAKADNRNASMVYLQEGISIARLLRLDRIEFESCRLSNDLDDGQNPVTAHKRLVYILLWVSERGYAIQHDLPISILDTVRIPTDNIDDFDKYGKGLIELATLFAAFDAFFYRTARYIYETFQGNSDQHRLIAVQRSLESIAPKSSEYDLVQRADYNITRHWMRILIWQQAMSQSLLSSSADDDSMTFLFPSQIAQDFLSSITVNSKEHLISLGRDQLIKSFEITNTLADVILCTTNTYNTPLVQDSYNSRRKSYFGAQRECWKYGPADFLHAMYQTISPFLTYDKRLNDMIRLKAADALLRSPSRIIPRGVGEGSPAAEKEQEHENGRILEQILGLATEADSWNMNTGLDGLDLSLDVDELGQVKIPFSSDTM encoded by the exons ATGGCCAAGAGATCCTGCGATTTCTGTGTTCAACGCAAAACTCGGTGCGACAATGGCCGGCCATGCCGCAAGTGCCTTGACGCACAGCCTCCACTCGAATGCACCTATTTGAAGCCGGTGCTTAAACGCGGCCCAAAGACTTCCAAACTCACCCAGCGGTGCAATTGGAAATGGAGAATTGACCCTCAGATTAcatctccagcctctccCAGACATGTCGATCCAAACTCGAAGGGATTCGCCGCCAATGCTCCGGCCTACGACAAGGCAGAAAGGCTGCCTCTGTCTATACTCAGACCAGTGATTGAGGCCTACAGTTCCCGCATGTATCCCGTCTGGCCAGTGCTCCATGTGCCAGATCTTATCGACAggcttgagaagctggaaacGAGTGATCCGTCATACGCTGATGTTTATCCCATGACCCTGGCACTATGTTCAGCGACAATGGCGCAATTAAACTTGAGTGCAATGAAAGATATTCCACCTCATGTTACTAGCGAGTATATGGAGAAGGAGTGTAACCGACATCGCAGCCTAACAAATTATCGAGAGCATCCTTCCGTTGAGGGCGCCCTCAcgtccttctttcttcatgtCTACCATGCCAAGGCTGACAACAGAAATGCATCCATGGTCTATCTACAAGAAGGTATCTCAATTGCTCGACTCCTCCGTCTAGACCGGATAGAGTTCGAGTCTTGCCGACTCTCAAATGACCTCGATGATGGTCAAAATCCAGTCACTGCTCACAAACGCCTGGTTTATATCCTTTTGTGGGTTAGCGAAAG GGGCTACGCCATTCAACATGatctccccatctccatacTTGATACAGTTCGGATTCCGACGGACAACATAGATGATTTTGACAAGTATGGAAAGGGACTAATCGAACTTGCCACGCTGTTCGCGGCGTTTGACGCCTTCTTTTATCGTACAGCCCGGTACATATACGAAACCTTTCAAGGCAATTCTGACCAACATCGTCTAATAGCTGTCCAGCGATCCCTGGAAAGCATCGCCCCAAAATCTTCTGAATATGACTTGGTACAACGGGCGGATTATAATATTACCAGACATTGGATGCGAATTCTGATTTGGCAACAAGCCATGTCTCAAAGTCTGCTGTCGTCCTCTGCAGATGACGATTCAATGACCTTTCTCTTTCCGTCTCAAATTGCACAAGATTTTCTTTCCTCCATTACAGTCAACTCTAAAGAACACTTAATTTCATTGGGAAGAGATCAG CTTATTAAATCTTTTGAAATCACAAATACGCTAGCAGATGTGATATTATGCACTACCAATACCTACAATACTCCTCTCGTACAAGACTCCTACAACTCTCGCCGCAAATCGTATTTTGGTGCACAACGAGAATGTTGGAAGTACGGACCAGCAGATTTTCTACACGCAATGTATCAGACAATTTCCCCGTTCCTAACCTACGACAAACGGCTGAACGATATGATACGACTCAAAGCAGCAGATGCGTTGTTGCGGTCACCGAGTAGGATAATCCCGAGAGGCGTTGGCGAGGGATCACCTGCGGCCGAGAAAGAGCAGGAACATGAGAATGGTAGAATTTTGGAGCAAATTCTCGGGTTAGCGACTGAGGCAGATTCTTGGAACATGAATACTGGCCTCGACGGCTTGGACTTGAGcctggatgttgatgagttgGGTCAAGTCAAGATTCCGTTCAGCAGCGATACCATGTAG
- a CDS encoding short chain dehydrogenase domain-containing protein, with protein sequence MSAAAAVFAPGATALITGGASGVGLAIAKLCRSKGMKLLLVDRNAEALEKAKAEVGSSSSDVATSVLDVSKPDEWASLREQAAKTFGSIELLVLNAGIGARGTWGDADYFRNILETNLFGVIHGINTFLPVVQEAAKSRPTSIVITGSKQGITNPPGNPAYNASKSAVKTLAEHLSWDLRDTKTSVHLLVPGWTFTGMTGGGQTKEKPAGAWAPEQVADYLYKKMEQDKFYVICPDNETAEETDKKRMLWSVGDIIKERPPLTRWRPEWKEEATETIAKTQI encoded by the exons ATGtccgccgcagccgcagttTTTGCTCCGGGAGCAACCGCCCTCATCACCGGCGGCGCTTCCGGCGTTGGCCTGGCCATTGCTAAGCTGTGCCGCAGCAAGGGtatgaagctgctgcttgtagATCGCAACGCCGAGGCCctggagaaggccaaggctgaagtcggctcatcatcgtcagaTGTAGCCACTTCGGTGCTTGATGTCAGCAAGCCCGATGAATGGGCTTCGCTTAGGGAGCAGGCCGCAAAGACTTTTGGGTCGATTGAGCTTCTCGTTTTGAATGCTGGCATTGGTGCTAGGGGGACCTGGGGAGATGCTGACTACTTTAGAAAT ATCCTCGAGACGAACCTCTTTGGGGTGATCCATGGAATCAACACTTTCCTCCCGGTAGTTCAAGAGGCCGCAAAAAGCCGGCCCACCTCCATTGTCATCACCGGCAGCAAGCAAGGCATCACAAACCCCCCAGGAAATCCTGCCTACAATGCCTCAAAATCTGCCGTCAAGACCCTTGCCGAGCATCTTAGCTGGGACCTTCGAGACACCAAGACTAGTGTCCACCTTCTCGTCCCGGGCTGGACGTTTACTGGCATG ACTGGGGGAGGTCAGACCAAGGAAAAGCCGGCGGGCGCGTGGGCACCAGAACAGGTAGCCGATTACTTatacaagaagatggagcaagACAAATTTTATGTCATCTGCCCTGACAATGAGACCGCCGAGGAGACGGACAAGAAGAGGATGCTGTGGAGCGTGGGAGACATCATTAAAGAACGGCCGCCGCTTACGCGCTGGCGACCAGAGTGGAAGGAGGAAGCAACAGAGACCATTGCGAAGACTCAGATCTGA
- a CDS encoding adoMet dependent proline di-methyltransferase domain-containing protein, whose product MSNPDDSTPADSFISKEDGLKYWEGVSADVNGMLGGIPAVQGFHGILRTDLQGSRTFLAKLGIGSKNGRHKVINALEGGAGIGRVTEGLLLPIAEQVDVVEPVAKFTAALQTKPGVRNVFNVGLQDWRPTEDVRYDLIWVQWCVGHLTDIQLVEFLVRCQEVLSPDGIICLKENQSTKGYDDFDEEDSSVTREDTKFRSIFEQANLKLVATEPQRGLPETGSMRLLPVRMYALKPMA is encoded by the exons ATGTCAAATCCAGACGATTCAACACCTGCCGACAGCTTTATTAGCAAGGAAGATGGCCTAAAGTACTGGGAGGGCGTCAGCGCTGATGTCAATGGCATGCTAGGCGGCATTCCTGCAGTACAGGGATTCCATGGCATTTTGAGGACGGACCTCCAGGGCTCGCGCACCTTTTTAGCTAAGCTGGGCATCGGCAGCAAAAATGGTCGGCACAAGGTGATCAATGCGCTGGAGGGTGGAGCAGG CATCGGGAGAGTAACAGAAGGCCTCCTGCTCCCCATAGCCGAGCAGGTTGACGTCGTTGAGCCCGTGGCCAAGTTCACAGCGGCGCTTCAGACCAAGCCTGGGGTGCGAAACGTCTTCAATGTTGGTCTACAAGACTGGCGGCCGACCGAAGACGTGCGGTATGACCTGATTTGGGTGCAGTGGTGTGTAGGCCACTTGACTGACATACAGCTGGTGGAATTTCTTGTCCGGTGTCAGGAGGTCCTGAGCCCAGATGGAATTATCTGTTTGAAAGAAAACCAGAGCACAAAGGGATATGATGATTTCGACGAAGAGGACAGCAGTGTCACCAG GGAGGATACCAAATTTCGGAGCATCTTTGAACAAGCCAACTTGAAGCTCGTTGCAACGGAGCCGCAGAGAGGGCTTCCCGAGACCGGGAGTATGAGGCTTCTCCCAGTGCGGATGTATGCTTTGAAGCCAATGGCTTGA
- a CDS encoding thioesterase-like superfamily domain-containing protein, translating into MSPKSIGLILASIRTDFKFPMTFPDRVTVLHKLVTKPDYSSDRFYLEAVMYSEQQRRPAAKCFEDIVVYDYRAAKKAPLKPFMVDELQATYDLQEQRKKEAEKKVAELQAFVQQVEDSAGAA; encoded by the exons ATGTCGCCAAAGAGTATCGGCCTCATCTTGGCGAGTATCAGAACCGACTTCAAATTT CCCATGACTTTCCCAGACCGTGTCACAGTTTTGCATAAGCTGGTCACGAAGCCGGATTACAGCTCTGACCGCTTCTACTTGGAAGCCGTCATGTACTCCGAGCAGCAAAGACGACCGGCGGCGAAATGCTTTGAAGATATCGTGGTCTACGATTACAGAGCGGCCAAGAAGGCACCGTTGAAGCCTTTCATGGTTGATGAGTTGCAGGCAACCTATGATCTACAAGaacagaggaagaaggaagctGAGAAAAAGGTAGCCGAGCTACAAGCATTTGTTCAACAGGTAGAGGACAGCGCTGGTGCTGCATAG
- a CDS encoding hydrophobic surface binding protein A domain-containing protein, producing MVVIAKVLWLALTATVTTATPILRRDVITVQNDITQKMGPGWFTLNQDLNNFPSSGFAGAITIRDDIADLVTILEDTLSDIKTTGSFGTVAGTTILADIQEQVPTMLASLVTIGAQESDWQAMQGASWILTQLESMNIATSNFMDAVIAAEPLFLKPGALALKAQMSGAFTTAINYYGASQ from the coding sequence ATGGTAGTCATCGCGAAAGTCCTTTGGCTGGCTTTAACTGCCACTGTTACCACTGCTACTCCTATCCTTCGGCGCGATGTCATTACCGTTCAGAATGACATTACGCAGAAGATGGGCCCGGGTTGGTTTACCCTAAACCAGGACTTGAATAATTTCCCAAGCAGCGGCTTTGCTGGAGCAATTACCATCCGAGACGATATTGCCGATCTAGTCACTATTTTGGAGGATACGCTTTCTGATATCAAGACTACTGGCTCATTCGGTACAGTGGCTGGCACAACCATCCTTGCCGACATTCAGGAACAAGTCCCTACAATGCTGGCTTCGCTAGTAACCATAGGGGCCCAAGAATCAGATTGGCAGGCCATGCAGGGTGCATCTTGGATCCTAACTCAACTTGAGTCAATGAACATTGCTACTTCGAATTTTATGGATGCGGTTATAGCAGCTGAGCCTCTTTTTCTGAAGCCCGGTGCTCTGGCTTTGAAGGCGCAGATGTCAGGTGCATTTACCACAGCAATAAATTACTACGGCGCATCGCAATAG
- a CDS encoding e1-E2 ATPase domain-containing protein, which translates to MAALVDNPQIKHAELLRPLPFHFHAYVWPFAILWPIFLRYYLTPDLYEKHIGASEWTFVWCGTIITLQSLVWLSTHWSVGLDARFTATKVQDKDIQDAQLVKVIPIANAGSSEICKLLRDKVGGKTNLSFLFQKRRFLYDPDTKTFKTLTYPIDGEPKPTIGQFQASKGIDKQSELTRIEQHYGTNTFDIPVPTFTELFKEHAVAPFFVFQIFCVGLWMLDEYWYYSLFTLFMLVAFESTVVWQRQRTLNEFRGMSIKPYDVWVYRLGKWTEVQSDALLPGDLVSVGRTKEDSGVACDMLLVEGTAIVNEAMLSGESTPLLKDSIQLRPADALLETEGLDKNAFLWGGTKVLQITHGNPDQEKPKLASGVPAAPDNGALAIVIKTGFETSQGSLVRTMIYSTERVSANNFEALLFILFLLVFAIAASCVVPPELPMELSLAVNTSLAALAKLAIFCTEPFRIPFAGRVDIACFDKTGTLTGEDLVVEGIAGLGLNHSDVEDKREGDGAHSTIIAVKEASLETQLVLATAHALVRLDEGDIVGDPMEKATLTSLGWGVGRNDVLSSTPKAGTTQGNVHIKRRFQFSSALKRQSSVAFVNGIHTATGQKIKGTFAGVKGAPETIQKMLVEVPADYEETYKYFTRKGSRVLALAYKQLTVDSELGSGKINDLKREKVEADLTFAGFLVLHCPLKEDAKEAVQMLNESSHRVVMITGDNPLTAVHVAREVEIVDRDVLILDAPEDNHGGEQLIWKSVDDKVTIHVDPSKPIDPEILKNKDICVTGYALAKYKGQPGWKDILRYTWVYARVSPKQKEDILLGLKDMGYYTLMAGDGTNDVGALKQAHIGIALLNGTKDDLTRIAEHARNTKLKEMYQKQCELMKRFNQPAPPVPVMIAHLYAPGPTNPHYQKAIEREATRKKITPEEYIKQHGHSVETITTPGAQNLINDRQQQVNKKAASLADQLTSSMMEAEMGDDEPPTLKLGDASVAAPFTSKLRDVMAIPNIIRQGRCTLVATIQMYKILALNCLISAYSLSVLYLEGIKFGDTQYTISGMLMSVCFLSISRARVVEGLSKERPQPNIFNVYIIGSILGQFAVHIVTLIYIARLCDRLEPRSGDIDLEAEFTPSLLNSAIYLLQLIQQISTFAINYQGRPFRESITENRAMFYGIVGVSGLAFVCALELMPEINEQMKLVPFSDEFKTKMSTVMVLDYVLCWLIEVVLKRFFSDYRPRDIAERRPEQLKREMERKKEVERKKAEQDDKERLEKVAEFERRVEERKRKIEAWATGRQQPPAVASGSS; encoded by the exons ATGGCAGCCCTCGTGGACAACCCGCAGATCAAGCATGCGGAGTTGCTTCGTCCGCTGCCCTTCCACTTCCACGCCTACGTCTGGCCCTTTGCCATTCTGTGGCCCATCTTCCTGAGGTACTATCTGACCCCGGATCTCTACGAAAAGCACATTGGCGCCTCCGAATGGACCTTCGTCTGGTGCGGGACCATCATCACCCTCCAGTCTCTCGTTTGGCTGAGCACCCACTGGAGCGTCGGTCTGGATGCGCGATTCACTGCGACCAAGGTCCAGGACAAGGATATCCAGGATGCTCAGTTAGTCAAGGTTATTCCCATTGCGAACGCCGGCTCCAGCGAAATCTGCAAGCTGTTGCGGGACAAG GTTGGGGGCAAGACCAATCTCTCATTCCTGTTCCAGAAACGCCGTTTCCTCTATGATCCGGATACCAAGACCTTTAAGACCCTCACCTATCCCATCGATGGCGAGCCGAAGCCTACCATTGGACAGTTCCAGGCTTCCAAGGGTATCGACAAGCAGTCCGAGTTGACTCGTATCGAGCAACATTATGGCACAAACACCTTCGATATCCCCGTCCCGACATTTACAGAACTCTTCAAAGAGCATGCCGTCGCgcccttcttcgtcttccagaTCTTCTGCGTTGGCTTGTGGATGCTCGATGAGTACTGGTACTACTCGCTGTTCACTCTGTTCATGCTTGTCGCATTTGAGAGCACTGTCGTCTGGCAACGCCAGCGCACCTTGAACGAGTTCCGTGGAATGAGCATTAAGCCCTACGATGTTTGGGTCTACCGTCTCGGCAAATGGACCGAGGTTCAGAGCGATGCGCTCTTGCCCGGTGACCTTGTGTCCGTTGGCCGAACCAAGGAAGACAGCGGCGTCGCATGCGATATGCTCTTGGTCGAAGGTACTGCGATTGTCAACGAGGCCATGCTTTCCGGAGAAAGTACCCCGCTGCTCAAGGACTCGATTCAGCTGCGCCCGGCCGATGCTCTCCTTGAGACGGAGGGACTCGACAAGAACGCCTTCTTGTGGGGTGGCACCAAAGTTCTCCAAATCACCCATGGAAACCCTGACCAGGAGAAGCCCAAGTTGGCTTCAGGCGTCCCTGCTGCCCCCGACAATGGAGCTTTGGCTATTGTTATTAAGACTGGCTTCGAGACTTCTCAAGGCAGCCTTGTCCGAACCATGATCTACTCCACTGAGCGTGTGTCTGCCAACAACTTTGAGGCCCTCCTGTTCATcctgtttcttcttgttttcgcGATCGCTGCCTCCTG TGTCGTGCCTCCCGAGCTGCCAATGGAGCTTAGTCTCGCAGTCAACACTAGTTTGGCAGCCCTTGCCAAACTGGCCATCTTCTGCACAGAGCCATTCCGAATTCCCTTTGCTGGACGTGTCGATATCGCTTGTTTCGACAAGACTGGAACGCTCACCGGTGAAGACTTGGTTGTGGAAGGCATTGCTGGACTCGGCCTGAACCATTCCGACGTTGAGGACAAGCGAGAAGGCGATGGCGCCCACTCTACCATCATTGCGGTCAAGGAAGCTAGCTTGGAGACCCAACTGGTACTCGCTACCGCTCACGCTTTGGTGCGACTGGATGAAGGTGACATTGTGGGAGACCCAATGGAGAAGGCTACTCTTACTTCTCTTGGCTGGGGCGTTGGCCGCAATGACGTTCTCTCAAGCACTCCCAAGGCTGGTACTACCCAAGGCAACGTTCACATCAAGCGCCGTTTCCAGTTCTCCTCCGCACTTAAGCGCCAGAGCTCCGTTGCTTTTGTCAATGGAATTCACACCGCCACCGGTCAAAAGATCAAGGGTACCTTTGCTGGTGTCAAGGGTGCTCCCGAGACTATCCAGAAGATGCTCGTTGAGGTGCCCGCTGATTACGAGGAGACGTACAAGTACTTCACACGCAAGGGATCCCGAGTTCTCGCACTGGCATACAAGCAACTGACTGTTGATTCCGAATTGGGCTCTGGCAAAATTAACGACCTCAAGCGAGAGAAGGTTGAGGCTGATCTCACATTCGCTGGCTTTTTGGTACTTCACTGCCCCCTCAAGGAAGACGCCAAGGAGGCTGTTCAGATGCTCAACGAGAGTAGCCACCGTGTTGTCATGATTACCGGTGACAATCCTCTTACAGCTGTGCACGTTGCCCGTGAAGTCGAAATTGTTGACCGCGATGTTCTTATTCTGGACGCCCCCGAGGATAACCATGGTGGCGAGCAGCTTATTTGGAAGAGCGTTGACGACAAGGTTACCATTCATGTGGATCCTTCAAAGCCCATCGACCCGGAGATTCTCAAGAACAAGGATATTTGCGTGACCGGATATGCTCTTGCCAAGTACAAGGGCCAGCCTGGATGGAAGGACATTCTCCGCTATACCTGGGTCTATGCTCGTGTGTCACCAAAACAAAAGGAAGATATTCTGCTCGGTCTGAAGGATATGGGTTACTATACCTTGATGGCTGGTGACGGCACCAACGATGTCGGTGCTTTGAAACAGGCTCACATTGGTATTGCTCTCCTCAACGGTACCAAGGATGACTTGACTCGCATCGCAGAGCACGCCCGCAACACCAAACTCAAGGAAATGTACCAGAAGCAATGCGAGCTCATGAAGCGCTTCAACCAACCTGCACCCCCTGTCCCCGTCATGATTGCCCACCTCTACGCACCTGGACCTACCAACCCCCACTACcaaaaggccattgagcgCGAAGCTACCAGGAAGAAGATTACGCCTGAGGAATACATCAAGCAGCATGGCCACTCTGTGGAAACCATTACTACTCCCGGCGCtcagaatctcatcaacgATCGTCAGCAACAAGTCAACAAGAAGGCGGCTAGTTTGGCTGACCAACTGACCAGCAGCATGATGGAGGCTGAGATGGGTGATGATGAGCCCCCGACTTTGAAACTGGGAGACGCCTCCGTCGCTGCTCCGTTCACCTCCAAGCTTCGCGATGTCATGGCTATTCCCAACATTATTCGTCAAGGCCGATGCACCCTCGTCGCCACAATCCAGATGTACAAGATTCTTGCTCTGAATTGTCTGATCAGTGCCTACTCCCTGTCTGTTTTGTACCTTGAGGGTATCAAATTCGGCGATACTCAGTACACCATCAGCGGTATGCTCATGTCTGTTTGcttcttgagcatctcccgAGCTCGCGTTGTGGAGGGACTCAGCAAAGAGCGACCTCAACCCAACATTTTCAACGTCTACATCATCGGATCTATTCTGGGACAATTCGCTGTTCATATTGTGACTCTCATCTACATTGCTCGTTTGTGCGACAGACTTGAACC ACGCTCTGGAGATATTGATCTGGAGGCTGAGTTTACGCCGTCGCTGCTCAACTCTGCAATCTacttgctgcagctgattCAGCAAATTTCTACCTTCGCCATCAACTACCAGGGTCGACCCTTCCGCGAGTCCATTACTGAGAACAGGGCCATGTTCTATGGTATCGTCGGTGTCTCCGGTCTCGCCTTCGTCTGCGCTCTCGAGCTGATGCCCGAAATCAACGAACAAATGAAGCTGGTGCCTTTCTCCGACGAgttcaagaccaagatgTCTACCGTCATGGTTCTGGACTACGTGCTCTGCTGGCTCATTGAAGTCGTTTTGAAGAGGTTCTTCAGCGACTACCGCCCGCGTGACATCGCCGAGCGCCGCcctgagcagctcaagcGCGAGATGGAGCGCAAGAAGGAGGTGGAGCGGAAGAAGGCTGAGCAGGACGACAaggagaggctggagaaggtGGCCGAGTTTGAGAGGAGGGTTGAGGAGCGCAAGAGGAAGATTGAGGCGTGGGCTACTGGCCGTCAGCAGCCGCCGGCGGTGGCGTCTGGATCATCatga
- a CDS encoding zinc-binding dehydrogenase domain-containing protein translates to MVNIPQTQTAAIVPKLGGGVVFVHDYPVPQPGHNEVLAKVLYSGVCQSDLHTQAGIAASAQGTPITNVKLPHVGGHEGIGRIIALGPGVDEDIKVGTYVGIRFANGSFQEYIALDADYLTLLPNDIDPVTTGPVLCAGLTTYKAVKNCNVSAGNSVVVVGAGGGLGHLAVQYALAQGAIVYGVDGGAEKGEFLKSLGVTGYVDFTTTPNLIDKIHEITNGGADAVIVTAANPKAFAQAAEMLAVGGTLSCVGIPAERGYLETPISTIVIKGLHITGNLVGSLKECLEAVDLVRRGIVKPKVTVRPFEDLPKIYQELERGDVLGRIVLKIAKDE, encoded by the exons ATGGTCAACATTCCCCAGACTCAGACAGCGGCTATTGTCCCAAAGCTTGGTGGCGGAGTTGTCTTTGTGCATGACTATCCGGTGCCACAGCCGGGTCACAATGAAGTCTTAGCAAAAGTTCTCTATTCGGGAGTCTGCCAGAGCG ATCTCCACACTCAAGCTGGCATCGCAGCCTCAGCTCAGGGAACACCAATTACGAATGTCAAGCTACCTCATGTTGGAGGGCATGAAGGTATCGGGCGCATCATTGCATTGGGCCCTGGAGTAGATGAGGACATCAAAGTTGGCACATATGTTGGTATCAGATTCGCAA atggaagttTCCAGGAGTACATCGCTCTGGATGCTGACTATCTTACCCTGCTGCCTAATGATATCGATCCTGTTACCACCGGACCTGTTCTTTGTGCTGGATTGACCACTTACAAG GCAGTCAAAAATTGCAACGTTAGCGCAGGAAATTCCGTTGTAGTTGtcggtgctggtggtggatTGGGCCATCTCGCAG TTCAATATGCATTGGCACAAGGAGCCATTGTATacggcgttgacggcggtGCCGAGAAAGGAGAGTTCCTGAAGTCACTTGGTGTAACCGGCTACGTCGACTTTACGACCACTCCCAATCTCATTGACAAGATTCACGAGATTACCAACGGGGGAGCAGATGCCGTCATTGTAACTGCAGCGAACCCAAAGGCGTTTGCCCAGGCCGCCGAAATGCTCGCCGTTGGGGGAACGCTCAGCTGTGTTGGAATTCCTGCAGAGAGAGGCTATCTCGAAACGCCCATCAGCACCATTGTAATCAAGGGTCTTCATATAACTGGTAACCTAGTTGGATCGCTCAAAGAATGTTTGGAGGCGGTGGATCTTGTACGAAGAGGCATTGTGAAGCCTAAGGTTACGGTTCGTCCGTTTGAGGACTTGCCCAAGATTTATCAGGAGTTGGAGAGGGGTGATGTTTTGGGCCGTATTGTGCTGAAAATTGCAAAGGACGAGTAA
- a CDS encoding hydrophobic surface binding protein A domain-containing protein, translating into MVYLTKILLLASTAAAIILPRDATTVENDINQRIGPQWTTLRNNIDSYPASGLQGAFNIHDYVQSLVVITNEATSNVNAAGSFSEADGTTILTDLESLAPTFLGALSAIGDQAPAWGDLRGGQAVILSDLHSLNSSFIDFVNALTAASPADLVPAAMSVGAQVADGFNSAIAAYSD; encoded by the coding sequence ATGGTGTACCTTACCAAGATCCTCTTACTTGCttcaactgctgctgccatcatcCTCCCCCGCGATGCGACCACAGTTGAGAACGACATAAACCAAAGAATCGGCCCTCAATGGACTACCCTCAGAAACAACATAGATAGCTATCCTGCGAGTGGCTTACAAGGTGCATTTAATATTCATGACTATGTACAGAGTCTCGTTGTTATCACAAATGAGGCGACTTCCAACGTCAACGCCGCCGGCTCGTTTTCAGAAGCAGACGGCACCACTATCCTCACAGACTTAGAGTCTCTCGCCCCCACGTTTCTTGGCGCACTCTCGGCTATAGGAGATCAGGCGCCGGCTTGGGGTGATTTGCGAGGTGGACAAGCTGTGATTCTTAGTGATTTGCACAGTCTGAATTCATCTTTTATTGACTTTGTCAACGCGCTAACAGCAGCCTCGCCTGCTGACCTTGTTCCTGCAGCTATGAGTGTTGGAGCACAAGTGGCAGATGGTTTCAATAGCGCTATTGCCGCCTATTCCGATTAG